Genomic DNA from Candidatus Korarchaeota archaeon NZ13-K:
GCTAAGATAAACGTTGAGGAGAGCCTCATGGTGCCCAAGCATGAGATAGTGAGCGAGGAGGAGAAGGCGGAGTTGATAAGGAGATATGGCCCATTGGATCTCTTCCCGAAGATACTGGCAAGCGATCCGATGGTGGAGAGGCTGGGGGCGAAGCCGGGGGACCTCATAAGGATATACAGGGATGAGGGGATCTACTACAGGTACGTGGTGGGTGAGAGGAGATATCAGGGGTGATTCCTTTTGTTATCCAAGCGGAACAATTACGTTGATTTTTATCCAATCGTTAGGGCCTATTTCAGGGAAAGGGGGCTTGCTGACGTCCAGATAGAATCCTTCAACAGATTTCTGGAGAGGGGTCTACAGGAGGTGGTTGATGCTTTCAAGGAGATAGAGCTCGTCGAGAACTACAAGCTGGTGCTGAGCAGGGTTCACGTCGGGAGGCCCGAGATAGATGAGTACGACGGCTCATCCCTTCCAGCGATGCCAAGCGAGATAAGGCTAAGGAACGCGGAC
This window encodes:
- the rpoH gene encoding DNA-directed RNA polymerase subunit H (transcribes DNA; belongs to RpoH/RPB5 RNA pol family); protein product: MNVEESLMVPKHEIVSEEEKAELIRRYGPLDLFPKILASDPMVERLGAKPGDLIRIYRDEGIYYRYVVGERRYQG